One Buteo buteo chromosome 5, bButBut1.hap1.1, whole genome shotgun sequence DNA window includes the following coding sequences:
- the FZD5 gene encoding frizzled-5 → MGGRGLPVPLVLGLPLLLGLPAAGRAASKALVCQEITVPMCKGIGYNLTYMPNQFNHDTQDEAGLEVHQFWPLVEIQCSPDLRFFLCSMYTPICLPDYTKPLPPCRSVCERAKAGCSPIMQQYGFAWPERMSCDSLPVLGDTEVLCMGYNRTEATTLPPFFGKPTHPAKDAAKNLTPLDGQRPSGMDCGRTCKCKAPLIPISKESHPLYNRIRTGQVPNCAIPCYQPYFTQDEKTFATFWIGLWSILCFLSTSTTVATFLIDMERFKYPERPIIFLSACYLFVSVGYIVRLVAGHANVACNPEHHHIHYETTGPALCTVVFLLLYFFGMASSIWWVILSLTWFLAAGMKWGNEAIASYAQYFHLAAWLIPSAKSIAVLALSSVDGDPVAGVCYVGNQSLENLRGFVLAPLVVYLFTGSLFLLAGFVSLFRIRSVIKQGGTKTDKLEKLMIRIGIFTVLYTVPATIVIACYIYEQHNREAWERAQNCSCPGDPHRPKPDYAVFMLKYFMCLVVGITSGVWIWSGKTLESWRRFTARCCQARKPAGASVYGEASPALAGRTVLPSMASYHKQVPLSHV, encoded by the coding sequence ATGGGCGGCCGggggctgccggtgccgctggtgctggggctgccgctgctgctggggctgccggcggcggggcgcgccgCCTCCAAGGCGCTGGTGTGCCAGGAGATCACGGTGCCGATGTGCAAGGGCATCGGCTACAACCTCACCTACATGCCCAACCAGTTCAACCACGACACGCAGGACGAGGCCGGGCTGGAGGTGCACCAGTTCTGGCCGCTGGTGGAGATCCAGTGCTCCCCGGACCTGcgcttcttcctctgcagcatgtACACCCCCATCTGCCTGCCCGACTACACCAAGCCGCTGCCCCCCTGCCGCTCCGTCTGCGAGCGGGCCAAGGCCGGCTGCTCGCCCATCATGCAGCAGTACGGCTTCGCCTGGCCCGAGAGGATGAGCTGCGACAGCCTGCCCGTGCTGGGGGACACCGAGGTGCTCTGCATGGGATACAACCGCACGGAAGCCACCACCCTGCCGCCTTTCTTTGGGAAGCCCACGCACCCGGCCAAGGACGCGGCCAAAAACCTGACGCCGCTCGATGGGCAGCGCCCCTCGGGGATGGACTGTGGCCGGACTTGCAAGTGCAAAGCACCCCTGATCCCCATCTCCAAGGAGTCCCATCCGCTGTACAACCGTATCAGGACTGGGCAGGTACCCAACTGCGCCATCCCCTGCTACCAGCCCTACTTCACCCAGGATGAGAAGACTTTTGCCACCTTCTGGATCGGCCTCTGGTCCATCCTCTGCTTCCTTTCCACCTCCACCACCGTGGCCACCTTCCTCATCGACATGGAGCGCTTCAAGTACCCCGAGCGACCCATCATCTTCCTCTCTGCTTGCTACCTCTTTGTCTCCGTGGGCTACATCGTGCGGCTGGTGGCAGGGCACGCCAATGTGGCTTGCAACCCGGAGCACCACCACATCCACTATGAGACCACGGGCCCGGCTCTCTGCACCgtggttttccttctcctctacTTCTTTGGCATGGCCAGCTCCATCTGGTGGGTCATCCTGTCCCTCACCTGGTTCCTGGCAGCCGGCATGAAGTGGGGCAACGAGGCCATCGCTAGCTACGCACAGTACTTCCACCTGGCTGCCTGGCTCATACCCAGTGCCAAATCCATCGCTGTACTGGCACTCAGCTCCGTGGACGGCGACCCGGTGGCCGGGGTTTGCTACGTGGGCAACCAGAGCCTGGAGAACCTGCGGGGCTTCGTGCTGGCACCGCTGGTGGTTTATCTCTTCACCGGCAGCCTCTTCCTGCTGGCCGGCTTCGTCTCTCTCTTTCGCATCCGCAGCGTGATCAAGCAGGGCGGCACCAAGACTGACAAGCTGGAGAAGCTGATGATCCGCATCGGCATCTTCACCGTGCTCTACACAGTACCTGCCACCATCGTCATCGCCTGCTACATCTATGAGCAGCACAACCGGGAGGCATGGGAGCGGGCGCAGAACTGCTCCTgcccgggggacccccaccgcCCCAAGCCCGACTACGCCGTCTTCATGCTTAAGTACTTCATGTGCCTTGTGGTGGGCATCACGTCCGGCGTCTGGATCTGGTCCGGAAAGACACTTGAGTCCTGGAGGCGCTTCACGGCCCGCTGCTGCCAGGCCAGGAAGCCCGCGGGTGCCTCCGTGTACGGTGAGGCCAGCCCGGCGCTGGCAGGCAGGACGGTGCTGCCCAGCATGGCCTCCTACCACAAGCAGGTCCCGCTGTCCCACGTGTGA